A genomic stretch from Telopea speciosissima isolate NSW1024214 ecotype Mountain lineage chromosome 7, Tspe_v1, whole genome shotgun sequence includes:
- the LOC122668772 gene encoding ran-binding protein 1 homolog c-like: MASNEAERKEEGEEEATEVAAGEDEDTGAQVAPIVRLEEVAVTTGEEEEDVLLDLKAKLYRFDKEGNQWKERGVGTVKLLKHKETGKVRLVMRQSKTLKICANHLVLPSTSVQEHAGNDKSCVWHATDFSDGELKDELFCIRFPSIENCKTFKEMIAEVAESQGKKDGESEEGTSAAGLIEKLSVSESKDKEEKTEKVPAPTAEHKEEEKEQKEEEKAKPDR; the protein is encoded by the exons ATGGCGAGTAACGAGGCAGAGCGcaaagaggagggagaggaagaggcaACAGAAGTTGCAGCCGGTGAAGACGAAGATACAGGAGCTCAGGTTGCTCCAATTGTTAGGCTTGAAGAAGTTGCTGTTACCactggagaggaagaagaagatgtcctTCTCGACTT AAAAGCAAAACTTTATCGATTTGACAAGGAAGGGAATCAGTGGAAAGAGAGGGGTGTTGGAACCGTGAAGCTTCTGAAGCACAAGGAAACAGGGAAAGTTAGGTTGGTTATGCGTCAGTCTAAGACGCTCAAGATCTGCGCCAACCATTTAG TTCTTCCTTCGACTTCTGTACAAGAACATGCCGGGAATGATAAATCATGCGTTTGGCACGCAACTGATTTCTCTGACGGGGAATTGAAAGATGAACTCTTTTGCATTCGGTTTCCTTCAATTGAGA ACTGCAAAACTTTCAAGGAAATGATAGCGGAGGTTGCTGAATCTCAAGGAAAGAAAGATGGAGAGAGCGAAGAAGGTACCTCTGCTGCTGGCCTGATTGAGAAGTTGAGTGTAAGTGAAAGCAAAGATAAGGAAGAAAAAACTGAGAAAGTTCCTGCTCCTACAGCAGAGcataaggaagaagaaaaggagcaaaaggaagaagaaaaggcaaaaCCAGACAGATAA